Proteins encoded together in one Oryzias latipes chromosome 11, ASM223467v1 window:
- the LOC101158462 gene encoding uncharacterized protein LOC101158462 isoform X2 codes for MVPKFTDIIKYLDYLQLDEPIIGLSCLEEVPNPDPQLGPKFMCRLCKHPAILTDMVCHVIGRKHRQKYVEAKRPDLVTWDYKIQNTQAGKIMRAKAEIIERQDGRGYPQIMKRRGIEGKLNILRIPPRQRQSKEQSIPHRPTLDVPPLLPEFADFNNRKRSWDYPNAPGLHPDADANRDRPFQREAVFSQHRPADELQRGASLSKYRECSMNPDYHAPYEEQYVQDPQRRSLVEPLERPVYDNREPYGQGHDYQSEAASSYKRPYSERDALEEFYAEEVRRGKSSHEYQTPHQGYTGGDQQRWSLERESGQHGGLDRAGRRGSSEPEAKRRNVSAALEGEGGQDQLFNIIKDYHHEMRYMHQERSFDKPGPSREESPGAPVATNISNIPEPFKRFLTGGVMNEGLAKRKSRFSDATPEELEMTGQMFQGASRPSYSAAREEPRPMRAEQGGAQYSGHYGESRTPHHKEGYHQGSSESEGVFDMLKNVEIEDSEEAEFLKSKLATLMKEFQAKKREKGMAPGPHERNTRESFDHTRLEDPAFGSGHRRGWNQREHIPEEHYQAHRYPAHEEPQQSVRTRYEDELASYPERFQEPMRPSEYQPGVGESRNSGVPPHFMEEGSRRLGDPSYSKNLDKITSALLELVARK; via the exons ATGGTGCCAAAATTTACAGACATAATCAAATACCTGGATTACCTGCAGCTTGATGAGCCCATCATTG GTTTGAGCTGCTTGGAGGAGGTGCCTAATCCCGATCCACAACTGGGTCCTAAATTCATGTGCAGGCTGTGTAAACACCCCGCTATACTCACAGACATGGTCTGCCACGTGATTGGACGGAAACACAGGCAGAAATATGTG GAAGCAAAGAGGCCAGACTTGGTGACCTGGGATTACAAAATCCAAAATACCCAAGCGGGGAAGATCATGCGtgctaaagcagaaataatagaGAGACAGGATGGACGTGGATACCCACAG ATCATGAAAAGAAGAGGAATTGAAGGGAAGTTAAATATCTTAAGAA TTCCTCCAAGGCAGAGGCAGAGTAAAGAGCAGAGCATCCCACATCGACCCACTTTAGATGTGCCACCACTACTACCAGAATTTGCAGATTTTAACAACAGGAAGAGGAGCTGGGATTACCCAAACGCGCCTGGATTACACCCAGATGCGGATGCAAATAGAGACAGGCCGTTTCAGAGGGAGGCCGTTTTCAGCCAGCACCGCCCTGCAGATGAGTTGCAAAGAGGAGCGAGTCTTTCTAAATACAGAGAATGCAGCATGAACCCTGATTACCACGCTCCGTACGAAGAGCAGTACGTCCAAGATCCACAAAGGCGGAGTTTAGTTGAGCCGCTAGAACGTCCCGTGTATGACAACAGGGAACCTTATGGGCAAGGTCATGATTACCAATCAGAGGCTGCTTCTTCCTACAAGAGACCCTACTCAGAGAGAGATGCTTTAGAGGAGTTCTACGCTGAGGAAGTTAGGCGTGGGAAAAGTTCACACGAATACCAGACCCCCCATCAAGGTTACACTGGTGGCGATCAACAACGCTGGTCTCTGGAAAGAGAATCAGGACAGCATGGTGGTCTTGACAGAGCTGGTAGACGAGGATCAAGTGAACCAGAAGCCAAGAGAAGGAACGTATCCGCAGCCCTGGAAGGTGAAGGAGGCCAAGACCAGCTGTTTAACATCATCAAAGATTACCATCATGAAATGAGATACATGCATCAAGAAAGATCCTTTGACAAACCTGGGCCGAGCAGAGAGGAGTCCCCAGGTGCTCCGGTCGCCACCAACATTTCTAACATCCCAGAGCCCTTCAAGCGTTTCCTGACAGGAGGTGTGATGAACGAAGGCCTGGCCAAAAGAAAAAGTCGCTTCTCTGATGCCactccagaggagctggaaaTGACAGGCCAAAT GTTTCAAGGTGCAAGTAGACCTTCATATTCAGCTGCTAGAGAAGAGCCCCGACCAATGAGAGCAGAGCAAGGAGGAGCCCAATACTCTGGACATTATGGAGAATCGCGG ACTCCTCATCATAAAGAGGGCTATCACCAAGGAAGTTCTGAATCAGAGGGTGTCTTTGATATGCTG aaaaatgttgaaattgaaGATTCAGAAGAAGCAGAGTTCCTGAAGAGCAAACTCGCCACCCTTATGAAAGAGTTCCAGGCCAAAAAACGCGAGAAGGGCATG GCTCCTGGACCACATGAGAGAAACACAAGAGAAAGCTTTGATCACACACGACTGGAGGACCCTGCTTTTGGCAGCGGTCACAGAAGAGGGTGGAACCAGCGTGAACATATACCTGAGGAGCACTACCAGGCACATCGATATCCTGCTCATGAGGAACCACAGCAATCAGTCAGAACCCGTTATGAAG ACGAGCTGGCATCTTATCCTGAAAGGTTTCAAGAACCCATGCGTCCTTCAGAATACCAGCCTGGAGTTGGTGAGAGTCGAAACTCCGGTGTGCCTCCTCATTTCATGGAAGAAGGAAGCAGGAGACTCGGGGATCCCAGCTACTCTAAAAATCTGGATAAGATCACGTCTGCCCTCCTGGAGCTTGTGGCTAGAAAATAA
- the LOC101158462 gene encoding uncharacterized protein LOC101158462 isoform X1 translates to MASIMDGLETPYEEDLEFIQCTVCEKSLKGESLFKIHLTTPAHLKKEHAVVASGQAVRQKMVPKFTDIIKYLDYLQLDEPIIGLSCLEEVPNPDPQLGPKFMCRLCKHPAILTDMVCHVIGRKHRQKYVEAKRPDLVTWDYKIQNTQAGKIMRAKAEIIERQDGRGYPQIMKRRGIEGKLNILRIPPRQRQSKEQSIPHRPTLDVPPLLPEFADFNNRKRSWDYPNAPGLHPDADANRDRPFQREAVFSQHRPADELQRGASLSKYRECSMNPDYHAPYEEQYVQDPQRRSLVEPLERPVYDNREPYGQGHDYQSEAASSYKRPYSERDALEEFYAEEVRRGKSSHEYQTPHQGYTGGDQQRWSLERESGQHGGLDRAGRRGSSEPEAKRRNVSAALEGEGGQDQLFNIIKDYHHEMRYMHQERSFDKPGPSREESPGAPVATNISNIPEPFKRFLTGGVMNEGLAKRKSRFSDATPEELEMTGQMFQGASRPSYSAAREEPRPMRAEQGGAQYSGHYGESRTPHHKEGYHQGSSESEGVFDMLKNVEIEDSEEAEFLKSKLATLMKEFQAKKREKGMAPGPHERNTRESFDHTRLEDPAFGSGHRRGWNQREHIPEEHYQAHRYPAHEEPQQSVRTRYEDELASYPERFQEPMRPSEYQPGVGESRNSGVPPHFMEEGSRRLGDPSYSKNLDKITSALLELVARK, encoded by the exons ATGGCTTCAATAATGGACGGCCTTGAGACACCATATGAGGAGGATTTAGAGTTTATTCAGTGCACG GTTTGTGAGAAGTCCTTAAAGGGGGAATCCTTGTTCAAGATACACCTGACCACACCAGCACATTTAAAG AAAGAGCATGCTGTTGTTGCTTCTG GGCAGGCTGTCAGACAAAAGATGGTGCCAAAATTTACAGACATAATCAAATACCTGGATTACCTGCAGCTTGATGAGCCCATCATTG GTTTGAGCTGCTTGGAGGAGGTGCCTAATCCCGATCCACAACTGGGTCCTAAATTCATGTGCAGGCTGTGTAAACACCCCGCTATACTCACAGACATGGTCTGCCACGTGATTGGACGGAAACACAGGCAGAAATATGTG GAAGCAAAGAGGCCAGACTTGGTGACCTGGGATTACAAAATCCAAAATACCCAAGCGGGGAAGATCATGCGtgctaaagcagaaataatagaGAGACAGGATGGACGTGGATACCCACAG ATCATGAAAAGAAGAGGAATTGAAGGGAAGTTAAATATCTTAAGAA TTCCTCCAAGGCAGAGGCAGAGTAAAGAGCAGAGCATCCCACATCGACCCACTTTAGATGTGCCACCACTACTACCAGAATTTGCAGATTTTAACAACAGGAAGAGGAGCTGGGATTACCCAAACGCGCCTGGATTACACCCAGATGCGGATGCAAATAGAGACAGGCCGTTTCAGAGGGAGGCCGTTTTCAGCCAGCACCGCCCTGCAGATGAGTTGCAAAGAGGAGCGAGTCTTTCTAAATACAGAGAATGCAGCATGAACCCTGATTACCACGCTCCGTACGAAGAGCAGTACGTCCAAGATCCACAAAGGCGGAGTTTAGTTGAGCCGCTAGAACGTCCCGTGTATGACAACAGGGAACCTTATGGGCAAGGTCATGATTACCAATCAGAGGCTGCTTCTTCCTACAAGAGACCCTACTCAGAGAGAGATGCTTTAGAGGAGTTCTACGCTGAGGAAGTTAGGCGTGGGAAAAGTTCACACGAATACCAGACCCCCCATCAAGGTTACACTGGTGGCGATCAACAACGCTGGTCTCTGGAAAGAGAATCAGGACAGCATGGTGGTCTTGACAGAGCTGGTAGACGAGGATCAAGTGAACCAGAAGCCAAGAGAAGGAACGTATCCGCAGCCCTGGAAGGTGAAGGAGGCCAAGACCAGCTGTTTAACATCATCAAAGATTACCATCATGAAATGAGATACATGCATCAAGAAAGATCCTTTGACAAACCTGGGCCGAGCAGAGAGGAGTCCCCAGGTGCTCCGGTCGCCACCAACATTTCTAACATCCCAGAGCCCTTCAAGCGTTTCCTGACAGGAGGTGTGATGAACGAAGGCCTGGCCAAAAGAAAAAGTCGCTTCTCTGATGCCactccagaggagctggaaaTGACAGGCCAAAT GTTTCAAGGTGCAAGTAGACCTTCATATTCAGCTGCTAGAGAAGAGCCCCGACCAATGAGAGCAGAGCAAGGAGGAGCCCAATACTCTGGACATTATGGAGAATCGCGG ACTCCTCATCATAAAGAGGGCTATCACCAAGGAAGTTCTGAATCAGAGGGTGTCTTTGATATGCTG aaaaatgttgaaattgaaGATTCAGAAGAAGCAGAGTTCCTGAAGAGCAAACTCGCCACCCTTATGAAAGAGTTCCAGGCCAAAAAACGCGAGAAGGGCATG GCTCCTGGACCACATGAGAGAAACACAAGAGAAAGCTTTGATCACACACGACTGGAGGACCCTGCTTTTGGCAGCGGTCACAGAAGAGGGTGGAACCAGCGTGAACATATACCTGAGGAGCACTACCAGGCACATCGATATCCTGCTCATGAGGAACCACAGCAATCAGTCAGAACCCGTTATGAAG ACGAGCTGGCATCTTATCCTGAAAGGTTTCAAGAACCCATGCGTCCTTCAGAATACCAGCCTGGAGTTGGTGAGAGTCGAAACTCCGGTGTGCCTCCTCATTTCATGGAAGAAGGAAGCAGGAGACTCGGGGATCCCAGCTACTCTAAAAATCTGGATAAGATCACGTCTGCCCTCCTGGAGCTTGTGGCTAGAAAATAA